The proteins below come from a single Treponema phagedenis genomic window:
- a CDS encoding diacylglycerol/polyprenol kinase family protein gives MGVLSEFRYRKISQSATVDDLVTEFFRKTLHISSAIVTVFASYFFVPTVIGIIGITVLYCISELLRFKGHSLPLITKITQAAARKRDRGHFVLGPLTLALGVLAALLCFPIHVARIAIFALAFGDGSASLVGKIFGQKHLSIAKDKTVEGSFACFIAVLVSSFFATFSFWQSLVLAAAAVLIEMLPLKDFDNLLIPICIGALCMLIGA, from the coding sequence ATGGGAGTATTATCCGAGTTTAGATATCGTAAGATTTCTCAATCCGCAACGGTAGACGATCTGGTTACCGAGTTTTTCAGAAAAACACTGCATATTTCATCGGCAATCGTTACTGTATTTGCCTCGTATTTTTTTGTACCGACAGTGATAGGAATAATCGGTATAACGGTTTTATACTGCATTTCGGAATTATTAAGGTTTAAAGGTCATTCCCTGCCCCTTATCACAAAAATAACTCAGGCGGCGGCACGGAAACGTGACAGGGGGCACTTTGTACTTGGCCCGCTGACACTTGCATTAGGAGTACTCGCCGCACTTCTTTGTTTTCCTATTCATGTTGCACGCATCGCTATCTTTGCCCTTGCCTTCGGAGACGGCTCCGCAAGTCTTGTAGGCAAAATTTTCGGACAAAAACATTTGTCCATCGCAAAAGATAAAACCGTTGAAGGCAGCTTCGCCTGTTTTATCGCAGTATTGGTAAGCTCTTTTTTTGCAACCTTCTCTTTTTGGCAAAGCCTTGTCCTCGCCGCCGCCGCTGTTTTGATAGAAATGCTTCCGCTCAAAGACTTTGACAACCTTCTTATCCCAATCTGCATCGGCGCACTGTGCATGCTGATTGGAGCATAA
- the mgtE gene encoding magnesium transporter yields MNTEKLEKIQEFIENKHYVALMSLLSQSNEVDIAEILDEETPANALLLFRMLPKDLAADVFAQLSSEQQSAFLNLITDKELVPILDDLAIDDIVDLVEEMPANAVKRILAHASETDRTIINQFLRYPQDSAGSLMTIEYVNLKKTMTVAQALQQIKATGLKKETIYTCYVIDENRFLQGIVSLRSLVLNESDTLIQDIYEEDCIYVHTNDDQETVASVFKKYGFLALPVVDTETRLIGIITVDDIMDVMQQEATEDFQIMAAMQPSEEAYLDTGVFALAKHRIGWLLLLMVSETFTGNIIDRYTDLLATMTVLTTFIPMLMDTGGNSGSQSSTLIIRGLATGEIQQKDWLKILWKELRIAMMVGIILGAIIFAKSYYISRKPLAVSASVGLTLIITVTISKLTGGILPIIAKRLKMDPAIMAGPLITTIVDALSLVVFFNISQWMLF; encoded by the coding sequence TTGAATACTGAAAAACTGGAAAAAATACAAGAATTTATTGAAAACAAACATTATGTTGCGCTAATGTCCTTGCTTTCTCAATCAAATGAGGTTGACATTGCCGAAATTTTAGATGAAGAGACGCCGGCAAATGCATTATTATTGTTTAGAATGCTGCCGAAAGATCTTGCAGCCGATGTGTTCGCACAACTTTCAAGCGAACAGCAGTCCGCTTTTTTAAATCTCATAACCGATAAAGAGCTCGTGCCGATTCTTGATGATTTAGCCATTGATGATATTGTCGATTTGGTTGAAGAGATGCCGGCAAATGCGGTAAAAAGAATTTTAGCGCACGCGAGTGAAACCGATCGGACAATCATTAATCAGTTTTTACGGTATCCGCAGGATTCTGCGGGAAGCTTAATGACCATTGAGTACGTCAATTTAAAAAAGACAATGACAGTTGCGCAAGCTTTGCAACAAATAAAAGCAACAGGCTTAAAAAAAGAGACTATTTATACCTGTTATGTAATCGATGAAAATCGTTTTTTGCAAGGGATTGTTTCTTTGCGCTCACTGGTGCTAAATGAAAGTGATACGCTTATTCAGGATATTTACGAAGAGGATTGTATTTACGTACATACCAATGATGACCAGGAAACGGTTGCATCGGTGTTCAAAAAGTACGGTTTTTTGGCTTTGCCGGTTGTCGATACGGAGACTCGTTTAATCGGTATTATTACCGTTGATGATATCATGGACGTTATGCAGCAAGAGGCAACTGAAGACTTCCAGATAATGGCGGCTATGCAGCCTTCCGAAGAAGCATATTTAGATACCGGCGTATTTGCACTTGCAAAGCATAGAATCGGCTGGCTTTTACTGCTGATGGTCTCGGAAACCTTTACCGGCAATATCATTGACCGATATACGGATTTACTCGCAACAATGACGGTATTGACAACCTTTATTCCGATGCTTATGGATACGGGAGGAAACTCAGGCAGTCAGTCTTCCACCCTGATTATTCGCGGGCTTGCCACCGGAGAAATACAGCAAAAAGACTGGCTTAAAATCCTTTGGAAAGAATTGCGTATTGCAATGATGGTGGGAATTATACTCGGAGCGATTATTTTTGCAAAATCCTATTATATCAGTCGAAAACCGCTTGCAGTTTCCGCAAGTGTCGGTTTAACCTTAATAATTACTGTTACAATTTCAAAACTTACCGGCGGAATCTTACCGATTATTGCAAAACGCTTAAAAATGGATCCCGCAATAATGGCAGGACCGCTTATTACTACAATTGTAGATGCGCTTAGTTTGGTGGTTTTCTTTAATATCTCGCAATGGATGCTTTTTTAA
- a CDS encoding homoserine dehydrogenase has product MRTIGILGFGTVGKSVYDIFNEQKTSVEKALGSPAAVKKILVRDIEKHRRENSQLNLFTQDINEVIEDPEINTVIEVTGGAIFPAIKQAMINGKDIITANKALVSAHMEELHRLADEHRVELKYEASVGGAIPVIEKIADIKCLNEITGIQAVLNGTCNYILTAMENKLSFAEALEKAQAQGFAEADPSADIDGLDTMRKLRILASLAFGIPVREQDIAVEGIRAVGSEEVLTRKAEGLKLKLIAEAHKTPEDIRASVKPVPVPAGTVLGSLVNGENAVIIHCSNAGTLTFKGLGAGGRPTAFSVLKDLLNLKTR; this is encoded by the coding sequence ATGAGAACAATCGGCATACTTGGATTTGGAACCGTTGGGAAAAGCGTGTATGATATTTTTAATGAGCAAAAAACAAGTGTTGAAAAAGCACTCGGCTCTCCGGCGGCAGTAAAAAAAATACTGGTACGCGATATCGAAAAACACCGAAGGGAAAATTCGCAGCTCAATCTTTTTACACAGGATATAAACGAAGTTATCGAAGACCCTGAAATTAACACGGTTATCGAAGTTACCGGCGGTGCAATTTTCCCCGCAATTAAGCAAGCAATGATAAACGGAAAAGACATTATCACCGCAAACAAGGCGCTTGTTTCCGCGCATATGGAAGAGCTGCATCGGCTTGCAGACGAACACCGCGTAGAGCTCAAATACGAGGCAAGCGTCGGCGGGGCAATTCCCGTTATCGAGAAAATAGCCGACATCAAATGCTTAAACGAAATCACCGGCATTCAAGCAGTGCTGAACGGAACCTGCAACTATATTCTCACCGCAATGGAAAACAAGTTAAGCTTTGCCGAGGCTTTAGAAAAAGCGCAGGCGCAAGGCTTTGCCGAAGCCGACCCTTCAGCCGACATTGACGGACTCGATACTATGCGAAAACTGCGAATCCTTGCAAGCCTTGCTTTCGGTATTCCGGTGCGCGAACAAGATATTGCGGTAGAGGGCATCCGAGCTGTCGGCAGCGAAGAAGTCCTCACGCGTAAAGCGGAAGGGCTTAAACTCAAACTTATCGCCGAAGCGCATAAAACGCCGGAAGACATTCGGGCATCGGTAAAACCGGTGCCCGTTCCCGCCGGCACCGTGCTCGGAAGTCTGGTAAACGGAGAAAATGCGGTTATCATCCATTGCAGCAATGCGGGCACCCTCACCTTCAAAGGACTCGGCGCCGGAGGCAGACCGACCGCTTTTTCCGTTCTGAAAGATTTGTTAAATCTGAAAACGCGGTAA
- a CDS encoding aspartate-semialdehyde dehydrogenase, giving the protein MKKIIIAGATGLVGSTICSILEERNFPIADIRFLASEKSAGKEITFRGKKHRIEVLDENAFDGFDIAFFAVSSDLSRRFVPIAANKGLRVIDNSSCFRMDKNVPLVVPEVNPQAITKDNYIIANPNCSTIQCMAPLFQIQQHYGLKRIVYSTYQSVSGSGMKGLRDLDENIQEFYPYPITKNIIPHIDSFLENGYTKEEIKMIMETKKILHQDSLKITATTVRVPIRFSHSVSVNVETTKDFDIAEVKSLMDNKLGMILVDNPMQNRYPVSSMAEGNDAIYVGRIRRDESLEFGLNLWTVADNIRKGAALNAVQIGEYLNKAGL; this is encoded by the coding sequence ATGAAAAAAATAATTATTGCGGGAGCCACCGGATTGGTTGGCTCAACCATTTGTAGCATTTTGGAAGAGCGGAACTTCCCGATTGCGGACATACGTTTCTTAGCGTCGGAAAAATCAGCCGGCAAAGAAATTACCTTTCGAGGTAAAAAACACCGCATCGAAGTTTTGGACGAAAACGCTTTTGACGGATTTGATATTGCGTTCTTTGCCGTCTCATCCGATTTAAGCCGCCGGTTTGTGCCGATTGCCGCAAACAAGGGCTTACGCGTTATTGATAATAGCAGCTGTTTCAGAATGGATAAGAACGTGCCGCTGGTTGTCCCCGAAGTTAATCCGCAAGCAATTACCAAAGACAATTACATTATTGCCAATCCTAATTGCTCAACCATACAATGTATGGCGCCGCTTTTTCAAATTCAACAGCACTACGGATTAAAACGAATTGTATACTCAACCTATCAATCCGTTTCCGGCTCGGGCATGAAGGGACTGCGTGACCTTGATGAAAATATTCAAGAGTTCTACCCCTACCCTATTACAAAAAACATCATTCCGCACATAGACTCATTTTTGGAAAACGGCTACACCAAAGAAGAAATCAAAATGATTATGGAAACAAAAAAAATACTTCATCAAGATTCGTTGAAAATAACGGCAACAACCGTGCGCGTGCCGATTCGGTTTTCTCACAGTGTGTCCGTCAACGTCGAAACAACCAAGGACTTTGATATTGCGGAAGTAAAATCTTTGATGGATAATAAACTCGGTATGATTTTGGTTGATAACCCGATGCAAAACAGGTATCCGGTTTCTTCCATGGCAGAAGGAAACGATGCCATATATGTCGGCAGAATCAGGCGGGACGAAAGTCTTGAGTTCGGCTTAAACCTTTGGACAGTCGCGGATAATATCCGAAAGGGAGCCGCCTTAAACGCTGTACAAATCGGCGAGTATCTGAATAAGGCAGGGCTATGA
- a CDS encoding homoserine O-acetyltransferase/O-succinyltransferase family protein codes for MPLIIPKNLIEKSVLEREKIFLKSEKEAERQDIRPIQIAIVNLMPKKEETEIQLLRMLSNSALQIKIDLVRMDSYRSKNADAEHLQKFYKTYDEIKNNKYDAMIITGAPVERLEYDSIKYWEELKRIFDFAKANVFSTMFICWSAQAALYYYYNIPSTVIEKKIFGVFRYEKLQEHNLLRGFDDEFFMPQSRYSYVNPESFAAHPDVQVLAHRTDTGVSLAATTDQRFIFSFGHWEYDAETLHKEYLRDLYKKAPIDIPKNYYHKDDPGNSIRVRWRTAGNLFFSNWLNYCVYQETPYDLNEIQKKSVSKFGGSSLSDAKQFAKVKEIILAKEDRDIVVVSAPGKRHPSDTKITDRLIEIHRLKEEVRTLADVIQRLQEDLSTKKDELQIKLTMSKNRFLEIVNDLDLDSHFEQEIDSVFSEIEKSTSKDFVLSRGEYLNAKIMAAYLDYQFIDAKDLISFDRKGTVDLEKSYRNIRQKIEKGQKVVIPGFYGSDESGAIRIFERGGSDYTGSILARALNSAVYENWTDVDGVMTGDPMKNPNVEKIPHLNYTELTQIIEGGAQIYQREAIEPVKEKNITLKILNTNAPDSEGTEIRDN; via the coding sequence ATGCCGCTAATTATTCCAAAAAATCTCATTGAAAAGAGTGTTTTAGAAAGAGAAAAAATATTTCTTAAAAGTGAAAAAGAGGCTGAGCGGCAGGATATTCGTCCAATTCAAATTGCGATTGTAAACCTCATGCCCAAAAAGGAAGAAACCGAAATTCAACTTTTGAGAATGTTATCCAACTCCGCCTTACAGATTAAAATTGATTTAGTACGGATGGACAGTTACCGCTCAAAAAATGCGGACGCGGAGCATTTGCAAAAATTTTATAAAACATATGATGAGATAAAAAACAACAAATACGATGCGATGATTATTACCGGTGCGCCGGTTGAACGATTGGAATACGATAGCATTAAATACTGGGAGGAGTTAAAGCGGATTTTTGATTTTGCAAAAGCAAATGTATTTTCCACCATGTTTATTTGTTGGTCTGCGCAAGCCGCTTTGTACTATTACTACAATATACCGAGCACCGTCATCGAAAAAAAAATATTCGGAGTATTCAGGTACGAAAAACTGCAAGAGCATAATTTATTACGAGGCTTTGACGATGAATTTTTTATGCCGCAGTCTCGATACAGTTATGTCAATCCGGAAAGTTTTGCCGCCCATCCCGATGTGCAGGTTTTAGCACATAGAACGGATACCGGTGTCAGTTTGGCGGCTACCACCGACCAGCGGTTTATCTTCTCATTCGGGCACTGGGAATATGATGCGGAAACCTTGCACAAAGAATATCTTCGTGACCTGTATAAAAAAGCCCCGATTGATATTCCGAAAAACTATTATCATAAAGACGATCCCGGCAATTCAATCAGAGTCCGTTGGCGCACCGCAGGTAATCTCTTTTTTTCAAACTGGCTTAACTACTGCGTGTATCAGGAAACGCCCTACGACTTAAACGAAATTCAAAAAAAGAGTGTGTCAAAATTCGGCGGCTCATCGCTTAGTGATGCAAAACAGTTTGCCAAGGTAAAAGAAATTATCCTTGCAAAAGAAGACCGCGATATTGTGGTGGTTTCAGCTCCGGGGAAACGGCATCCCTCCGACACAAAGATAACCGATCGTTTAATAGAAATACATCGGTTAAAAGAAGAAGTACGCACGCTTGCCGATGTTATACAAAGGCTGCAAGAGGATTTAAGCACAAAAAAAGATGAGTTGCAAATTAAACTCACCATGAGCAAAAATCGCTTTTTGGAAATTGTCAACGATTTAGATTTGGATTCTCATTTTGAGCAGGAAATAGATTCCGTATTCTCTGAAATTGAAAAATCAACATCAAAAGACTTTGTGTTAAGCCGCGGTGAATACTTAAATGCAAAAATAATGGCAGCTTATTTGGATTATCAATTTATTGATGCAAAAGACCTTATCAGCTTTGACCGAAAGGGAACGGTAGACCTTGAAAAAAGTTATCGTAACATACGGCAAAAAATCGAGAAGGGGCAAAAAGTTGTTATACCCGGTTTTTACGGCAGCGATGAATCGGGGGCTATCAGAATTTTTGAACGGGGCGGCTCCGATTATACCGGCTCAATTTTAGCGCGCGCATTAAACTCCGCCGTATATGAAAACTGGACCGATGTAGACGGTGTGATGACCGGCGACCCGATGAAAAATCCCAATGTGGAAAAAATACCGCACCTTAACTACACCGAGCTCACGCAGATTATTGAAGGCGGTGCACAGATTTACCAACGGGAAGCAATTGAGCCGGTAAAAGAAAAAAACATTACGCTGAAAATACTTAACACAAATGCACCCGATTCCGAAGGTACGGAAATTCGGGATAACTAG
- a CDS encoding O-acetylhomoserine aminocarboxypropyltransferase/cysteine synthase family protein, which produces MSITQKLKTETLCVQGGYAPKNGEPRIVPIFQSTTFKYDTADEVAALFDLSKDGHMYSRISNPTLTALEEKIALLEGGVAALTTSSGQAATLLSILTICNCGEHVVAMNNLYGGTYTLLSSTIKKFGIEASFVPLNDFDAVKKAIKPNTKLVFAETIGNPGVEVADIEKLAKIAHEHDIPLFIDNTFATPCLCKPIEFGADIITHSSTKYLDGHATSVGGIIVDSGKFPWNNGKFSCLTDPDPNYHGLSYTEQFGNSAFIVKARVVFLRDLGATMSPFNAFLTNLGTETLALRMEKHSSNALKIAEFLEAHPKVEWVHYPLLKSNPEYQLAQKYLPNGASGVISFGVRGGLEETKKWINRLELASLVVHVGDLRTHVLHPASMTHRQLSDEAQKAAGILPNMVRLSVGIESADDIIKDLDQAFSVVGRS; this is translated from the coding sequence ATGTCAATAACACAAAAATTAAAAACCGAGACTTTGTGCGTGCAGGGCGGTTATGCGCCGAAAAACGGGGAACCGAGAATTGTGCCGATTTTTCAATCCACAACGTTCAAGTATGATACCGCTGATGAGGTGGCGGCTCTTTTTGATTTGTCCAAAGACGGGCACATGTATTCGCGAATATCAAATCCAACACTTACTGCTTTGGAGGAAAAAATTGCGCTGCTTGAAGGCGGCGTTGCAGCTTTGACAACTTCCTCTGGACAGGCTGCTACGCTTTTGTCTATTTTAACCATATGTAACTGCGGGGAGCACGTGGTGGCAATGAATAATTTATACGGCGGTACATATACGCTCCTCAGCTCTACGATAAAAAAATTCGGTATTGAAGCAAGTTTTGTTCCTTTAAATGATTTTGACGCCGTAAAAAAGGCTATCAAACCGAATACAAAACTGGTGTTTGCCGAAACAATCGGGAACCCCGGCGTGGAAGTTGCCGATATTGAAAAGCTTGCAAAAATCGCACACGAGCATGATATTCCTTTATTTATAGACAATACTTTTGCAACGCCTTGTTTATGCAAGCCGATAGAATTCGGTGCGGACATTATTACTCATTCGTCAACAAAGTATTTGGACGGACACGCGACAAGCGTTGGCGGTATAATAGTAGACAGCGGAAAGTTCCCGTGGAATAATGGGAAATTTTCATGCTTAACCGATCCCGATCCGAATTACCACGGGCTAAGCTATACGGAGCAGTTCGGCAATTCCGCTTTTATTGTAAAAGCACGCGTGGTGTTTTTGCGCGATCTCGGCGCAACGATGAGCCCGTTTAACGCATTTTTAACCAATCTCGGGACGGAAACATTGGCATTACGAATGGAAAAGCATTCATCTAACGCATTAAAAATTGCAGAGTTTTTAGAAGCGCATCCGAAGGTAGAATGGGTGCATTATCCGCTGTTAAAAAGCAATCCTGAGTATCAGCTTGCGCAAAAATATCTTCCGAATGGCGCAAGCGGTGTTATTTCTTTCGGCGTTCGAGGCGGGCTTGAAGAAACAAAAAAATGGATTAACCGGTTGGAGCTTGCATCCCTTGTTGTCCACGTCGGCGACCTTCGCACGCATGTTTTGCATCCGGCAAGCATGACGCATCGTCAATTAAGCGATGAAGCACAAAAAGCAGCGGGCATTTTGCCGAACATGGTCAGACTTTCAGTCGGCATTGAATCCGCAGACGATATTATCAAAGACTTAGACCAAGCTTTTTCCGTAGTGGGTAGGAGCTGA
- a CDS encoding class I SAM-dependent methyltransferase translates to MLALYERPYVKNPKEEERWLDIMAKTAADILETPVHNIFIKLRKRQSGLAQYEKIKELHTEIIVPEGACKFIINLSDYLDTGLFLDHRPLRLHLSQIAANKKILNLFCYTGAFTVHAASGGAAAIDSVDLSKTYLSRAQKNMQLNGFTDTKRYSFIHADVIQFLQKAAEDRKKWDIIICDPPTFSNSKRSSDFFDINRDWLNLCLSCLQVLHKNGVLYFSSNSRRLAFSAQSLSNASPYPLKITDKSAASIPEDFRNKRIHSLWKIEKTNYPPGHLNLGEA, encoded by the coding sequence GTGTTGGCTTTGTATGAACGCCCTTATGTAAAGAACCCAAAAGAAGAAGAACGTTGGCTTGATATAATGGCAAAAACAGCTGCCGATATTCTTGAAACTCCTGTGCATAATATTTTTATAAAACTGCGAAAACGACAATCCGGACTCGCTCAATACGAAAAGATAAAAGAATTACATACAGAGATCATTGTTCCTGAGGGCGCCTGCAAATTTATTATTAATCTTTCTGACTATCTTGATACCGGACTTTTTTTAGATCATCGCCCCTTGCGCTTGCATCTTTCACAAATTGCCGCCAACAAAAAAATATTAAATTTATTCTGTTATACCGGTGCTTTTACCGTACATGCAGCCTCGGGTGGAGCTGCCGCAATTGATTCGGTAGATTTATCAAAAACATATTTAAGCCGTGCGCAAAAAAACATGCAGCTAAACGGATTTACCGATACAAAACGATATTCTTTTATTCATGCGGATGTGATACAGTTTTTACAAAAAGCGGCGGAAGACAGAAAAAAATGGGATATTATCATTTGCGATCCGCCAACCTTTTCAAATTCAAAACGGAGCAGCGATTTTTTTGATATAAATAGAGATTGGCTAAATCTTTGTTTGAGCTGTTTGCAAGTGCTGCACAAAAATGGCGTCCTTTATTTTTCCTCAAATTCACGCAGACTTGCATTTTCCGCACAAAGCCTAAGCAACGCAAGCCCGTACCCCTTAAAAATCACCGACAAAAGCGCCGCCTCAATCCCTGAAGATTTTCGCAACAAAAGAATTCATTCTTTATGGAAAATAGAAAAAACAAACTACCCACCCGGTCATCTGAATCTCGGCGAAGCATAA
- a CDS encoding redox-sensing transcriptional repressor Rex yields MNKLKIPAVPSIRRLPSYMYIIRQAEAEGQEFISGTVIAEELHLEAIQVRKDLAITGIIGKPKKGYPIKALIDAIENFLGWNTVRKAIIVGAGSLGTALAGYQEFKSHGLSIVAAFDSDPGKIGKTIHDVPVFSIDFIAEKIKELNPVIALLTLPSSEAQAVADNIVKAGIDVFWNFTNVKIKVPPHVLVEKEDLTSGYAMLGVMMNTRDAQ; encoded by the coding sequence ATGAATAAGCTGAAAATCCCTGCGGTTCCGTCTATTCGACGGTTACCGTCATACATGTATATTATTCGTCAGGCGGAAGCCGAAGGCCAGGAATTTATCTCCGGAACCGTTATTGCCGAAGAGCTTCATCTTGAAGCAATTCAAGTACGAAAAGATTTAGCTATTACCGGCATTATCGGTAAACCGAAAAAAGGTTATCCCATTAAGGCTCTTATTGATGCCATAGAAAATTTCCTCGGCTGGAATACCGTCAGAAAAGCAATTATAGTCGGTGCAGGCAGTTTGGGAACAGCTCTTGCAGGATATCAGGAATTTAAAAGCCACGGACTTTCAATTGTTGCCGCCTTTGATTCCGATCCCGGAAAAATAGGCAAAACCATTCACGATGTGCCGGTTTTTTCAATAGACTTCATTGCCGAAAAAATAAAAGAACTTAACCCAGTTATTGCACTATTAACCCTTCCCTCCTCCGAAGCTCAAGCGGTTGCCGACAATATTGTCAAAGCCGGTATCGATGTCTTTTGGAATTTTACCAACGTAAAAATTAAAGTACCGCCGCATGTCCTCGTCGAAAAAGAAGATCTAACTTCAGGATATGCAATGCTCGGTGTAATGATGAACACGCGCGATGCACAATAA
- the rpsD gene encoding 30S ribosomal protein S4, protein MAVKQPKGKIVRRLGVNIFGNPKYSKLLDKKPNGPGKVRGAKSRGKMSVYGEQLKEKQKFRFAYGMSERQFRNLFAKAQQMKGVTGDNMLSLMEQRLDNTIYRMGFAISRAQARQMVSHAYFLINGKPANIPSMRIKANDVITSKDKKGIQNLIRHNLSLSHGSRGSWLAVDEENLSATVSILPSATDIQPVGNIQYVVEYYSR, encoded by the coding sequence ATGGCAGTAAAACAGCCTAAGGGTAAAATTGTACGAAGACTTGGCGTGAATATTTTCGGGAATCCGAAATACAGTAAGCTTTTAGACAAGAAGCCGAACGGTCCCGGAAAGGTGCGCGGGGCAAAATCACGCGGTAAGATGTCCGTTTACGGGGAACAGTTAAAAGAAAAGCAGAAATTCCGCTTTGCCTATGGAATGTCGGAGCGGCAATTCAGAAATTTGTTTGCCAAGGCGCAGCAAATGAAGGGCGTAACCGGCGACAACATGCTTTCTCTTATGGAGCAGCGGCTTGATAATACTATCTACAGAATGGGTTTTGCAATAAGCCGTGCACAAGCTCGCCAGATGGTTTCTCATGCGTATTTCTTAATTAACGGAAAACCTGCAAATATTCCTTCAATGCGAATAAAAGCAAATGATGTAATAACATCAAAGGACAAAAAGGGAATCCAAAATCTTATTCGCCATAACTTAAGTCTTTCTCACGGATCACGGGGAAGCTGGCTTGCGGTTGACGAAGAAAATCTTTCGGCTACCGTTTCAATTCTTCCCTCGGCAACGGATATTCAGCCGGTAGGCAATATCCAGTACGTTGTTGAATACTATTCGCGATAA
- a CDS encoding ABC transporter ATP-binding protein, whose amino-acid sequence MSAEKKIDPNDIILELKNVKKYFAPHQGFTQALRGKASNPVKAVDNISLQLRRGEIFGLIGESGSGKTTIGKIVMKLHSVTEGDIFFNGENVTNTDKNRTELYRRQVQMIFQDPYASMNPRFKVKDVLEEPLIIHKLRGNHQETEEKIIQALKEVKLNPPEEFMYRYPHMLSGGQRQRIATARTLILNPELIVADEPVSMIDLSTRAEILHMMKDVQRSLGLTYLYITHDLSTACYFTDRIAVMYLGKIIELGEANDVIENPQHPYTKALIAAVPEPDPDRLSQIKTLPISGEIPSPADIPPGCRFHTRCPYAIDACKAGPEPEFVDIGNGHYHACIRAKELQS is encoded by the coding sequence ATGAGTGCTGAGAAAAAAATTGATCCGAATGATATCATCCTTGAGCTGAAAAATGTTAAAAAATACTTTGCGCCTCATCAGGGGTTTACCCAAGCCCTCAGAGGAAAAGCAAGTAATCCGGTCAAAGCGGTTGACAATATAAGCTTACAGTTGCGGCGCGGGGAAATATTCGGACTTATCGGAGAGTCCGGCTCAGGCAAAACAACAATCGGAAAAATTGTTATGAAGCTCCATTCGGTAACTGAGGGGGATATTTTCTTTAACGGTGAAAATGTTACAAACACCGATAAAAACAGAACAGAACTGTATCGCAGGCAGGTTCAAATGATTTTTCAGGATCCCTATGCGTCAATGAACCCCCGATTTAAGGTAAAAGATGTTTTGGAAGAGCCGCTTATTATTCATAAACTTCGCGGGAACCATCAAGAAACGGAAGAAAAAATCATTCAGGCTTTAAAAGAGGTAAAACTGAATCCTCCGGAAGAATTTATGTATCGGTATCCGCACATGCTTTCAGGAGGGCAGCGTCAGCGTATTGCAACGGCAAGAACGCTGATCCTTAACCCCGAACTCATTGTTGCCGATGAGCCTGTTTCCATGATTGACCTTTCCACCCGCGCGGAAATTCTGCATATGATGAAAGATGTACAGCGTTCTTTGGGACTGACCTATTTGTATATAACGCACGACCTTTCAACCGCCTGTTATTTTACCGACAGAATTGCCGTCATGTATTTAGGCAAAATTATTGAACTGGGCGAGGCAAACGATGTTATTGAAAATCCGCAGCACCCGTACACAAAGGCCTTAATTGCGGCGGTTCCCGAACCTGACCCCGATCGGTTAAGTCAGATTAAGACGCTCCCTATTTCCGGAGAAATTCCTTCGCCAGCGGATATCCCGCCCGGCTGCCGCTTTCACACCCGCTGCCCCTATGCAATTGATGCGTGTAAGGCGGGTCCCGAACCGGAATTTGTCGACATAGGCAACGGGCATTATCACGCCTGCATTCGTGCAAAGGAATTACAAAGTTAA